A single Arachnia propionica DNA region contains:
- a CDS encoding spermidine synthase produces the protein MPLVPDPQHPGAFRVVFGETSQSWVDPARPDLLLFEYVVQVSLLFEHGLADVGQGERIRVIHIGGAGLSIPRWIAWRRPGTAQIVCEPDAGLTEEVRRKLPLPPRSGIKVRDVDGRSGVAAMPPDYADLVVLDAFDGARVPGELVAAEFLDELARLGRGRRMVICNVTDSSPFGWTRRFAAGLAERWRHLLVGTEPAVWKGRRFGNLLLAASGTRVDVTGLRRDSAKQPCPYRWIEGRELRSWIGGAEPFTDADMQDSPPPSGSKLWFS, from the coding sequence ATGCCGCTGGTGCCAGATCCTCAACATCCGGGGGCCTTCCGCGTGGTGTTCGGGGAGACGTCCCAGTCCTGGGTGGATCCGGCCCGCCCGGATCTTCTCCTCTTCGAGTATGTCGTCCAGGTCTCGTTGCTTTTCGAACACGGCCTTGCCGATGTCGGACAGGGCGAACGAATCCGGGTGATCCACATCGGAGGGGCGGGACTCAGCATTCCGCGTTGGATCGCCTGGCGGCGGCCGGGGACGGCGCAGATCGTGTGCGAACCCGACGCCGGGCTGACCGAGGAGGTCCGGCGGAAACTGCCTCTGCCGCCGCGCAGCGGCATCAAGGTGCGTGACGTCGACGGCCGCTCCGGGGTGGCCGCCATGCCCCCGGACTACGCCGACCTGGTGGTGCTCGACGCCTTCGACGGCGCCCGGGTGCCGGGCGAGCTGGTCGCCGCCGAGTTCCTGGACGAACTGGCGAGGCTGGGCAGGGGCAGGCGGATGGTGATCTGCAACGTGACCGATTCCTCACCCTTTGGGTGGACCAGACGATTTGCCGCGGGGCTTGCGGAGCGCTGGCGTCACCTGCTGGTCGGGACCGAGCCCGCGGTGTGGAAGGGACGCCGGTTCGGGAACCTGCTGCTGGCCGCGTCCGGGACCCGGGTGGACGTGACCGGTCTGCGCCGCGACAGCGCGAAACAACCCTGCCCGTACCGCTGGATCGAGGGACGGGAACTGAGAAGCTGGATCGGGGGCGCGGAACCGTTCACGGATGCGGACATGCAGGACTCGCCGCCGCCCTCCGGCAGCAAGCTGTGGTTCTCGTGA
- the pyrE gene encoding orotate phosphoribosyltransferase, which yields MTDREDLIRAVKELAVVRGRVTLASGKEADYYVDMRRVTLDGAASPLVGRVMSELVADLDFDAVGGLTLGADPVATAMLHARAAAGGRLDAFVVRKEAKSHGLQRRIEGTDVTGRRVLVVEDTSTTGGSALTAVEAVRRAGGEVVAVAVVVDRATGAAERVAEAGLEYRYAIGLEELGL from the coding sequence ATGACTGATCGTGAAGACCTGATCCGTGCCGTCAAGGAACTGGCCGTCGTGCGCGGCCGCGTGACCTTGGCCTCCGGGAAGGAGGCCGACTACTACGTCGACATGCGCCGTGTGACCCTGGACGGGGCGGCCTCGCCGCTGGTGGGGCGGGTCATGTCGGAGCTGGTGGCCGACCTGGACTTCGACGCGGTCGGGGGACTGACCCTGGGAGCCGATCCGGTGGCCACCGCAATGCTTCACGCCAGGGCCGCCGCGGGGGGCCGGCTGGACGCCTTCGTGGTGCGCAAGGAGGCCAAGTCCCACGGCCTGCAGCGCCGCATCGAGGGCACCGATGTCACGGGGCGGCGGGTGCTCGTGGTGGAGGACACCTCGACGACGGGCGGATCGGCCCTGACCGCGGTGGAGGCCGTGCGCCGGGCGGGCGGTGAGGTGGTTGCCGTGGCCGTGGTCGTGGACCGTGCAACCGGGGCGGCGGAACGCGTCGCCGAGGCAGGCCTGGAATACCGCTACGCCATCGGGTTGGAAGAGCTCGGTCTCTGA
- a CDS encoding FHA domain-containing protein produces MAFDGVLRWSEGRWIAVAWQGGFALLSPSVGLPVAELLFSRLREKSELGVFIRTLSESTGAGLLKLPPFSAAIADGDRWHLAVRGALTVKIVSPAGNEPLRGEGVATWAERVVSGVTALHMGRVVEPSSPLVGGVVLADGVGFGELPREHRAVDEPGEPAIPEDGPVLEEDTPAPKHGPAVPSDEELLMGDTLSDASEDSRPRRPETTEVVARFCTAGHPNPRERSRCFVCGEPVTGEPRSTERPQLGWLKVPHVEPIPLLESMIIGRHPSADALCLPEPPKLLALQYRHVSGNHLAILLDGWRVLALDLASRNGTCVRRRAKPPVRLPQRPITLLPGDVIDLGHDLLLHLDRIP; encoded by the coding sequence ATGGCGTTCGATGGCGTGCTGCGATGGAGTGAGGGGCGGTGGATCGCTGTCGCCTGGCAGGGCGGGTTCGCGCTGCTCTCACCCAGCGTGGGGTTGCCCGTCGCGGAGTTGTTGTTCTCCAGGCTGCGGGAGAAATCAGAACTCGGGGTTTTCATCAGGACCCTTTCGGAGAGCACCGGGGCGGGGCTTTTGAAACTGCCGCCGTTCTCCGCCGCCATCGCGGACGGCGATCGATGGCATCTGGCGGTGCGCGGCGCCCTGACCGTGAAGATCGTGAGCCCGGCCGGAAACGAACCGCTCCGCGGCGAGGGGGTCGCCACCTGGGCGGAGCGGGTCGTCTCTGGGGTGACGGCGCTTCACATGGGGCGGGTCGTGGAGCCGTCGAGTCCCTTGGTGGGGGGCGTCGTCCTGGCCGACGGCGTGGGATTCGGGGAGTTGCCCCGGGAACACCGGGCCGTCGACGAACCGGGGGAACCGGCCATCCCGGAGGACGGACCGGTGCTTGAGGAGGACACACCCGCGCCCAAACACGGCCCCGCGGTCCCCAGCGATGAGGAGTTGCTGATGGGCGACACCCTCTCCGACGCATCGGAGGACAGCAGACCCCGCCGCCCCGAGACGACCGAGGTGGTTGCCCGGTTCTGCACGGCGGGACATCCGAACCCGCGGGAGAGGTCCCGCTGTTTCGTGTGCGGCGAACCGGTGACGGGGGAACCACGCAGCACTGAGCGCCCCCAGCTCGGCTGGCTGAAGGTGCCGCACGTCGAACCCATTCCGCTGCTCGAGTCCATGATCATCGGCCGGCATCCCAGCGCGGACGCACTCTGTCTGCCGGAACCCCCGAAACTGCTGGCCCTGCAGTACCGGCACGTTTCCGGTAATCACCTGGCGATCCTGCTGGACGGCTGGCGTGTCCTGGCGCTGGACCTGGCCAGCCGAAACGGCACCTGTGTGCGACGCAGGGCCAAACCGCCCGTGCGCTTGCCCCAAAGGCCCATTACCCTGCTGCCTGGAGACGTGATCGACCTGGGTCACGACCTGCTCCTACATCTTGATCGGATTCCTTGA
- a CDS encoding serine/threonine-protein kinase has product MAQRTTPPEIPGFTFIEWLGGGGFADVFRYRDSLGRGVAVKVLHQTVNEATFNAFAAEAVLMARLSGHPNIVTIHSSGLSADGRPFLVMEECSTAHLGIRVANRVLATTLAMEYTVQLAGAVETVHRQDILHRDIKPANILFTGFQRPALTDFGISASHDFSAAANALSPLWAPSEMHPDSPLEAGPWSDVFSLAATTWAMLVGRSPLAVPGGDNERHALRERARSFVAPRTGRPDVPEMLEQVLGTAMAAHPARRYSSALEFARAIQAVQASMGVPVTPVDVLTESEDHTAYGTEHREPGSIDSGWLLGDSGSMLTAGYTMGMSSLTGGYTFHDTMSPAFDPTPPGMSTGAPGPGVLLRGHGFAQAGLRHVEGLPVPEPKSSEVNKSDEAEKARRKKKRKRKQFTLLLTGITVIVTAVTFGVLWFNGVIGPGAQESQGGNDRGTKTVPAVVDASGRVTGQEIKFTWTNPDPQPADSYLVEVVGAPESEARHSVDEPSIILPLKGEQTCVKIVLRRAKGQVSEPVQTCVRS; this is encoded by the coding sequence ATGGCACAGCGAACAACTCCTCCCGAAATACCGGGATTCACCTTCATCGAGTGGCTCGGTGGCGGTGGCTTCGCTGACGTCTTCCGCTACCGTGATTCGCTCGGGCGCGGGGTGGCCGTGAAGGTACTGCACCAGACCGTCAACGAGGCCACCTTCAACGCGTTCGCCGCGGAGGCGGTGCTGATGGCCCGGTTGTCGGGTCACCCGAACATCGTCACCATCCACAGCTCGGGCCTGTCCGCCGACGGCCGGCCCTTCCTGGTGATGGAGGAGTGTTCCACGGCCCACCTGGGGATCCGGGTGGCGAACCGGGTCCTGGCGACCACTTTGGCGATGGAGTACACGGTGCAGCTGGCGGGTGCCGTGGAAACCGTGCACCGGCAGGACATCCTCCATCGCGACATCAAACCCGCGAACATCCTATTCACCGGTTTCCAACGTCCGGCCCTGACCGATTTCGGGATCTCGGCCTCCCATGACTTCTCCGCGGCGGCCAACGCGCTGAGCCCCCTGTGGGCTCCCTCCGAGATGCACCCCGACTCGCCGCTGGAGGCGGGGCCCTGGAGCGACGTGTTCTCGTTGGCTGCCACCACATGGGCGATGCTGGTGGGGCGCAGCCCGCTCGCGGTGCCGGGCGGCGACAACGAACGTCACGCCTTGCGCGAAAGGGCCCGTTCCTTCGTGGCTCCCCGGACGGGCCGCCCCGACGTGCCCGAGATGCTGGAGCAGGTGCTGGGGACCGCGATGGCCGCGCACCCGGCGCGGCGCTACAGCTCGGCTCTGGAGTTCGCGCGTGCGATCCAGGCCGTCCAGGCCTCCATGGGGGTGCCCGTGACGCCGGTCGACGTCCTGACCGAATCCGAGGACCACACCGCCTATGGCACCGAGCACCGGGAACCGGGAAGCATTGATTCCGGCTGGCTGCTTGGGGACTCCGGGTCGATGCTGACTGCCGGATACACGATGGGGATGTCGTCGCTGACGGGCGGCTACACCTTCCACGACACGATGAGCCCGGCCTTCGACCCCACCCCTCCGGGAATGTCAACGGGGGCCCCGGGACCGGGGGTGCTGCTGCGCGGGCATGGTTTCGCCCAGGCGGGACTCCGGCACGTCGAGGGACTTCCCGTGCCCGAGCCAAAGAGCTCGGAGGTGAACAAATCCGACGAGGCCGAGAAGGCGCGCAGGAAGAAGAAGAGGAAGCGCAAGCAGTTCACCCTGCTGTTGACGGGGATCACGGTGATCGTCACCGCGGTGACCTTCGGGGTGCTGTGGTTCAACGGCGTGATCGGCCCCGGGGCCCAGGAATCCCAGGGGGGCAACGACCGGGGCACCAAGACGGTTCCGGCGGTGGTCGACGCATCCGGCAGGGTGACCGGCCAGGAGATCAAGTTCACCTGGACCAATCCGGACCCGCAACCCGCCGACTCCTACCTGGTGGAGGTGGTTGGCGCACCCGAGTCCGAAGCCCGCCACAGCGTTGACGAACCCAGTATCATCCTTCCCTTGAAGGGGGAACAGACCTGCGTGAAGATCGTGCTGCGGCGCGCCAAGGGGCAGGTTTCGGAACCGGTGCAGACCTGCGTGCGTTCCTGA
- a CDS encoding FHA domain-containing protein: MPGQFGGNKATPVGVGRRVIGHLLWVVGLLISSLLVVSGTFLGSGELTAALSLGGMILGGVVLVLSLAAALLGSTSFGGKLLGYRFVDSHTNQPKGSMMLAKFLVQVIFECVTLLLGTISYYFTYRDGQHWLDRAFNLVAVDKKTSAQADPVPPEPVAQAVAVGGGAAMPQPVEAYAVSPFSAPAQRVTPESAFAPPAYGGPASRSTAPRPQVRMPQPVAVGAGTGGTETPGFEMQRPSEFSGLDAPDPGIQPAGVPAYPPTADPVSSEPVMSSPDRVPAASVPSPASEADVDWPIPAPARGISAGMSQTGPDPEAGAAPTRAAEPVRPPSPFTPRPFPSPSPFPPPSPTSPSQASVFQPPVGSWAATSASPVFPPVSPARATTISPAEPPAARPAPAVRAARAPSLVQDKTVADEEPEVIPEVVLDDGLRIKVDGPLVLGRNPLAPDAYPDARSVRVTDETMRLSKTHMVLRPVCGHVQVIDIGATNGVYIETDRERTRIPTHEPWRLSEGDLVHFGGRTLRLVS, from the coding sequence ATGCCTGGACAGTTCGGCGGCAACAAGGCCACACCTGTCGGCGTCGGCCGCAGGGTGATCGGACACCTGCTCTGGGTGGTGGGGTTGCTGATTTCTTCCCTGCTCGTGGTCAGCGGGACCTTCCTCGGCTCCGGGGAGTTGACCGCGGCCCTGAGCCTGGGAGGGATGATCCTGGGGGGTGTGGTTCTCGTCCTCAGTCTTGCCGCGGCGCTCCTGGGGTCCACGTCGTTTGGAGGAAAACTCCTCGGGTACCGTTTCGTCGACAGCCACACCAACCAGCCGAAGGGCTCGATGATGCTGGCCAAGTTCTTGGTCCAGGTGATCTTCGAGTGCGTCACCCTGCTGCTGGGGACGATCTCCTACTACTTCACCTACAGGGATGGTCAGCACTGGCTGGACAGGGCGTTCAACCTGGTGGCCGTCGACAAGAAGACTTCCGCCCAGGCCGATCCGGTTCCCCCCGAGCCCGTTGCCCAGGCCGTCGCGGTGGGTGGCGGGGCCGCGATGCCGCAGCCCGTGGAGGCGTATGCGGTCTCCCCGTTCAGTGCCCCGGCCCAGCGGGTGACCCCGGAATCGGCGTTCGCGCCCCCCGCCTACGGTGGTCCTGCATCCCGGTCCACGGCTCCCAGGCCGCAGGTGAGGATGCCGCAGCCGGTTGCGGTCGGTGCGGGCACCGGCGGAACGGAAACCCCGGGATTCGAGATGCAACGGCCCTCGGAATTCTCCGGCCTGGATGCGCCCGATCCCGGGATCCAACCCGCAGGGGTTCCCGCCTACCCGCCCACCGCGGACCCGGTTTCCTCCGAACCCGTGATGTCCTCGCCTGACCGGGTTCCCGCCGCTTCGGTGCCCTCCCCGGCCTCCGAGGCGGACGTCGATTGGCCGATACCCGCCCCGGCGCGTGGCATTTCTGCCGGGATGTCGCAGACGGGGCCGGACCCGGAGGCCGGGGCCGCCCCGACGCGTGCCGCGGAACCGGTTCGTCCTCCGAGTCCCTTCACTCCGCGGCCCTTCCCGTCGCCCTCGCCGTTCCCACCGCCCTCGCCGACGAGCCCGTCGCAGGCCTCGGTGTTCCAGCCTCCGGTCGGTTCCTGGGCGGCGACCTCGGCCTCTCCGGTGTTTCCTCCCGTCTCGCCAGCCCGCGCCACGACGATCAGCCCGGCCGAACCGCCGGCGGCAAGGCCGGCTCCGGCGGTCCGTGCGGCGAGGGCCCCGTCCCTGGTGCAGGACAAGACGGTTGCGGACGAGGAGCCGGAGGTGATTCCCGAGGTGGTCCTGGACGACGGCCTTCGGATCAAGGTCGACGGGCCACTGGTGCTGGGACGCAACCCGCTCGCCCCCGACGCCTACCCCGATGCGCGTTCGGTGCGGGTCACCGACGAGACCATGAGACTGTCCAAGACCCACATGGTGCTGCGACCCGTCTGCGGCCACGTCCAGGTGATCGACATCGGGGCCACCAACGGCGTCTACATCGAGACCGACCGGGAACGCACCCGGATCCCGACCCACGAACCCTGGCGGCTCTCGGAGGGTGATCTGGTGCACTTCGGGGGGCGCACACTTAGACTGGTGTCCTGA